From a single Pirellulaceae bacterium genomic region:
- a CDS encoding sulfate ABC transporter substrate-binding protein, which yields MIEFSNRPTASSLLYLGASLLAFLLGCSSSSESADSQDSSTASTKPISLLNVSYDPTREFYQEFNESFAKHWLEQHQQRVTIEQSHGGAGKQARAVMDGLEADVVTLAIGYDIDVMAQRTRLLDTNWQSRLPHNSSPYTSTIVFLVRKGNPKGIKDWDDLIRGDVSIITTNPKTSGGARWNYLSAWTYALHQELGDLSQLSTVPAEDLAAAESKARDFVAQIYQRVPVLDSGARGATNTFLQRKLGDVLITWENEAFMALKESADGSAEIVVPSISLLTEPPVAVVDKYVQKHGTTHVAQAYLRHLYSSQGQQLAAKYFFRPTSTEGISVELLSQFPELKLETISNVFGNWQAAQRTHFDDGGLFDQIYQPTAK from the coding sequence ATGATCGAATTCAGCAACCGGCCAACAGCCAGTTCATTATTGTACTTGGGAGCGAGCCTGCTCGCTTTCCTGCTAGGCTGCAGCAGCTCGTCGGAATCGGCAGATAGTCAGGACAGTAGCACTGCCTCGACCAAGCCCATTTCACTGCTGAATGTTTCATACGATCCGACCAGGGAGTTCTACCAGGAATTCAACGAATCATTTGCCAAGCACTGGCTGGAGCAACATCAGCAACGGGTAACTATCGAACAGTCCCACGGCGGGGCAGGCAAGCAAGCACGGGCCGTGATGGATGGCCTGGAAGCCGATGTGGTGACCCTGGCAATTGGCTACGATATTGACGTGATGGCCCAGCGAACCAGGCTGCTGGATACCAATTGGCAATCGCGACTGCCTCACAACAGTTCCCCCTATACATCAACGATCGTATTTCTGGTTCGCAAAGGCAATCCCAAGGGAATCAAAGACTGGGACGACTTGATTCGTGGTGACGTCAGTATTATCACGACCAATCCTAAAACCAGCGGCGGAGCCAGGTGGAATTACCTGTCGGCCTGGACTTATGCGCTTCACCAGGAATTAGGGGATCTAAGCCAACTGAGCACCGTACCTGCCGAAGATCTAGCGGCGGCCGAAAGTAAGGCTCGCGATTTTGTCGCTCAAATCTACCAACGAGTCCCCGTATTGGACTCCGGGGCAAGAGGCGCGACCAACACGTTTCTACAGCGTAAGCTCGGCGACGTGCTAATCACTTGGGAGAACGAAGCCTTTATGGCACTCAAAGAGTCTGCTGACGGTTCTGCGGAGATCGTGGTGCCTTCGATCAGCCTGCTCACGGAACCGCCAGTGGCTGTGGTTGACAAATATGTTCAGAAGCACGGTACAACACACGTAGCCCAAGCATATCTAAGACACTTGTACAGTTCCCAGGGCCAGCAACTTGCCGCCAAGTATTTTTTTCGGCCAACTTCCACGGAGGGAATTTCCGTCGAATTGCTGTCGCAATTCCCTGAATTGAAACTGGAAACGATCTCCAATGTTTTTGGCAATTGGCAAGCCGCACAGCGAACGCATTTCGATGACGGTGGCTTGTTCGACCAAATCTATCAGCCAACCGCCAAGTGA
- a CDS encoding S46 family peptidase, protein MNTSTNRFLFILTVLYLTGTVGLIDVTRAEEGMYPISELERLDLVSLGIDLTADELFNSQHVSLVDGICRVNGCTGSFISAEGLIITNHHCAYEAIQQASTPDRDLLADGFQAKTRSDEIPAAGYVVRITESYRDVSSQVLSVVEPGMNYLARTDAIRKQSRQLEKEAEAQHPGLRAEVAEMFIGKTYVLFLYTFLRDVRLVFAPPASIGNFGGEQDNWQWPRHTGDFALMRAYTDPRGASAMFDESNIAYRPKRVIRVNANGANEGDGVFLLGYPGRTVRHQTASFVETEQRVRLPLIVDLYGWQMDELINAGANDRAVELKMLSRLRSLQNVEKRSRGQLLGLERANILAARQRDEERLAKFIAADPQRARRFGGVLPKLDALYQQLQVSLPLEMHLEQLRTAPRLMAAAWFLFDSASERAKPDVERELPYADKNFDQTVQLVRNSLRDFHGPTDQRLLRGLLERLHAIDRAQPGNQAQPWLVDLQMVDAWVDVSQLSQPEFFAHCLQLDPAALAKLDDPLLQWMHRLYPIFMTIRQSHKTREGQLGELYGELLEVKQVFQSTDFIPDANGTLRLTSGRVRGYHPTPDVFQPPVSTFRGALEKTTGVEPFITPAVVLDAWHSRRFGNYTHPHLHDIPVALLYDTDTTGGNSGSPVLNRLGQLVGVNFDRCFEATINDFAWNKDYSRSIGVDIRYVLWLIDIVYGANHLIDEIQAINR, encoded by the coding sequence ATGAATACAAGTACTAACCGATTTCTGTTCATCCTGACTGTGCTTTACTTGACGGGGACTGTTGGGCTGATTGACGTGACACGGGCTGAGGAAGGCATGTATCCGATCAGCGAACTCGAGCGGCTGGACCTGGTGAGCTTGGGAATTGACTTGACCGCCGACGAGCTGTTTAACAGCCAGCATGTCAGCTTGGTCGATGGTATCTGCCGCGTGAACGGCTGCACGGGCTCCTTCATTTCTGCCGAAGGTCTGATCATTACCAACCACCACTGTGCATACGAAGCCATTCAGCAAGCCAGCACCCCTGATCGCGATCTGTTGGCAGATGGCTTTCAAGCCAAGACGCGGAGCGACGAAATTCCGGCAGCTGGTTATGTGGTGCGCATTACCGAAAGCTATCGCGATGTTTCCTCGCAAGTACTGTCGGTGGTCGAGCCTGGCATGAATTACTTGGCCCGAACGGATGCCATTCGCAAGCAGAGTCGTCAACTGGAGAAAGAGGCCGAGGCACAACACCCAGGGCTGCGCGCTGAAGTGGCCGAGATGTTCATCGGCAAGACCTATGTGCTATTCTTGTATACCTTTCTGCGCGACGTGCGATTGGTCTTCGCGCCACCGGCCTCAATCGGCAACTTTGGTGGCGAACAGGACAATTGGCAGTGGCCGCGGCATACAGGCGACTTTGCGTTGATGCGCGCCTACACCGATCCCCGTGGCGCTTCAGCGATGTTTGATGAGTCGAACATAGCCTACCGTCCCAAACGAGTCATTCGCGTCAATGCCAACGGGGCTAATGAAGGTGATGGGGTATTCTTGCTGGGCTACCCCGGACGTACGGTGCGGCATCAGACAGCCAGCTTTGTGGAGACTGAGCAACGCGTGCGGCTGCCACTGATCGTTGATTTATATGGCTGGCAAATGGACGAGCTGATCAATGCCGGAGCAAATGATCGAGCCGTTGAATTAAAAATGCTTAGCCGACTGAGGTCGCTGCAAAACGTCGAAAAACGCAGCCGGGGACAACTGCTGGGACTGGAGCGAGCGAACATTCTGGCCGCTCGGCAGCGCGACGAAGAACGGCTGGCCAAGTTCATTGCGGCTGATCCCCAGCGCGCGCGACGATTTGGTGGAGTGCTGCCAAAACTCGACGCCCTGTATCAGCAGCTTCAAGTCAGCCTGCCGCTGGAAATGCATCTGGAGCAATTGCGGACCGCTCCGCGGCTGATGGCAGCAGCCTGGTTCCTGTTCGATTCAGCTTCTGAACGCGCCAAGCCGGATGTCGAGCGCGAGCTGCCGTATGCCGACAAGAATTTTGATCAGACGGTGCAACTGGTCAGAAATTCGTTGCGCGATTTTCACGGGCCGACCGACCAGCGACTACTGCGTGGATTGTTGGAGAGACTGCACGCCATCGACAGGGCTCAGCCAGGCAATCAAGCCCAACCATGGCTGGTCGATTTACAGATGGTTGATGCTTGGGTGGACGTCAGTCAATTGAGCCAACCAGAATTCTTCGCACACTGCCTTCAACTGGACCCTGCAGCGCTAGCCAAACTGGATGATCCGCTGCTGCAGTGGATGCACCGCCTGTATCCGATCTTCATGACCATTCGTCAATCACACAAGACGCGGGAAGGACAGTTGGGAGAGCTGTATGGCGAACTGTTGGAAGTGAAGCAGGTATTCCAATCGACCGACTTCATTCCTGATGCCAACGGCACCTTACGGCTGACCAGCGGACGGGTTCGCGGTTACCACCCCACGCCGGACGTATTTCAACCGCCAGTTTCGACGTTTCGCGGAGCCTTAGAGAAGACGACCGGAGTTGAACCGTTCATAACTCCCGCGGTCGTCCTGGATGCCTGGCACTCCAGGCGATTTGGCAACTACACGCACCCGCACTTGCATGACATCCCGGTAGCCTTGCTGTACGACACCGACACCACCGGCGGCAATTCGGGTAGCCCAGTACTGAATCGGCTTGGTCAGTTGGTCGGTGTCAACTTCGATCGCTGCTTCGAAGCCACCATTAACGACTTTGCCTGGAACAAGGACTACAGCCGTTCGATCGGGGTTGATATTCGCTACGTTTTGTGGTTGATCGACATTGTCTACGGAGCAAATCATTTGATCGACGAGATTCAGGCGATCAATCGATAG
- a CDS encoding DUF1559 domain-containing protein — protein sequence MGFTLVELLVVIAIIGILVGLLLPAVQAAREAARRMSCQNNLKQLGIGLHNHHDTYKYLPANVRPDALSTVRVRWATYLLPFIEQGNLYNQIDQTKNWSDATVPTGGRSNAALFGTRIPSYECPSAPNGEILDGAPAPETWQRIVANGDYSGFYGVDPQLLTLNLVDQDSAKVDNGGLSKTKRLNFADFSDGLSNTLQLTESAGRPNRWVRGRLVITAQVNSNERVNGGGWCRPASELNILRGASSDGNTIPGPAAINVTNGENLGTYPHPFYNVDGTGQVYAFHAGGANALIGDGSVRFIAQSISMREFARLVTRNGGEIGTTAP from the coding sequence ATGGGTTTCACTTTGGTGGAATTGCTGGTGGTAATCGCCATCATTGGAATCCTGGTGGGGCTCTTGCTACCCGCTGTTCAGGCGGCTCGTGAAGCTGCGCGGCGTATGAGCTGCCAGAATAACCTCAAACAATTGGGAATTGGCCTGCACAATCACCATGACACCTACAAGTACTTGCCTGCCAATGTTCGGCCCGATGCTCTGAGCACTGTGCGTGTTCGCTGGGCAACTTATCTGTTGCCGTTTATTGAGCAGGGCAATTTGTATAACCAGATTGACCAAACCAAGAATTGGTCAGATGCTACCGTTCCAACAGGTGGCAGATCCAATGCAGCGCTGTTTGGAACACGGATACCCTCTTATGAATGCCCTTCGGCACCCAACGGTGAAATTCTGGATGGAGCCCCCGCGCCCGAAACTTGGCAACGCATCGTTGCCAATGGAGACTATTCTGGTTTTTATGGTGTCGATCCCCAGTTGCTCACCTTGAATCTGGTCGATCAGGATTCTGCCAAAGTCGATAATGGTGGTCTGTCAAAGACTAAGAGACTGAATTTTGCAGACTTCTCGGATGGTCTTTCCAATACGTTGCAACTGACCGAATCAGCGGGTCGTCCCAATCGTTGGGTTCGAGGCAGACTCGTGATCACTGCGCAGGTCAATAGCAACGAACGAGTCAACGGTGGCGGCTGGTGCCGTCCGGCGAGCGAGCTGAACATTCTGAGGGGTGCGTCCAGTGATGGAAACACGATTCCAGGTCCTGCAGCAATCAATGTGACCAACGGAGAGAATTTGGGCACCTACCCACACCCGTTCTACAATGTCGATGGAACAGGTCAAGTCTACGCCTTCCATGCTGGTGGTGCGAACGCACTCATTGGAGACGGCTCCGTTAGGTTTATCGCTCAGTCGATCAGCATGCGCGAGTTTGCTCGACTAGTTACCAGAAATGGTGGCGAAATTGGCACAACGGCTCCGTAG
- the cysW gene encoding sulfate ABC transporter permease subunit CysW codes for MSSNATKLGASAACKDPLWLKLLLIGISLGFLGLLLILPLSLVFMEACREGWQTYVRSIRDPAAISAIKLTLLTTAISLPLNTLFGLTASWAIAKFEFRGKSFLITLIDLPFAVSPVISGLIYILIFGMHGWLGPTLLKHDIQIIFAVPGIVLATLFVTFPFVARELIPLMQEQGTEEEQAAISLGANGWQTFIRVTFPNIKWGLLYGVIICNARAMGEFGAVSVVSGHIRGKTNTLPLHVEILYNEYNVAAAFAMASLLAILGLITLVLKTVLEWKVRQQLSAGAS; via the coding sequence ATGTCATCGAACGCTACAAAACTTGGTGCTTCTGCCGCCTGCAAAGATCCTCTATGGTTGAAGTTGCTGCTGATTGGAATCTCGCTTGGTTTTTTAGGACTGCTGCTGATATTGCCGCTGTCGCTCGTGTTTATGGAGGCCTGTCGTGAGGGCTGGCAAACCTACGTACGCAGCATTCGAGATCCTGCGGCCATCTCAGCCATCAAGTTGACTCTGCTGACGACAGCCATTTCGCTTCCTCTGAACACCCTGTTTGGCCTGACAGCTTCCTGGGCCATTGCCAAATTTGAGTTTCGAGGCAAGTCCTTTCTAATCACACTCATAGATCTACCCTTTGCGGTTTCGCCGGTGATATCTGGCTTGATCTACATACTGATTTTTGGCATGCACGGCTGGCTAGGGCCGACACTGCTGAAACACGACATTCAAATCATCTTCGCAGTGCCTGGCATCGTATTGGCTACTTTGTTTGTCACCTTTCCCTTTGTAGCCCGAGAGTTGATTCCACTGATGCAAGAGCAGGGGACCGAAGAGGAACAGGCAGCGATCTCGTTGGGTGCCAACGGCTGGCAAACCTTTATCAGAGTCACCTTTCCCAACATCAAATGGGGCTTGTTGTACGGAGTGATCATCTGCAACGCGCGGGCCATGGGAGAGTTTGGTGCAGTATCGGTAGTCTCGGGTCACATACGTGGCAAGACCAATACACTGCCTCTGCACGTCGAGATTCTGTACAACGAATACAACGTGGCTGCTGCATTCGCGATGGCCTCGCTGCTGGCAATACTGGGCTTGATTACTTTGGTACTGAAAACCGTGTTGGAATGGAAAGTTCGACAGCAATTATCCGCTGGCGCATCATGA
- a CDS encoding TlpA family protein disulfide reductase has protein sequence MLRYASRLVVLAVCGLAASLAGISQGATQGTVLYNNRTVTLDLALDTEQALWLTPAQVTEVTGYVLKPEGLCSDQKCILIRRDLDAELLQIKDDMELLNLTQLARSLTQPVVVDIQRRIWSFGSIGSPRTAAESPDFELPNRQGQLIKLSDFRGKKVLLLSWASWCRCRGDLTGWEAIYQELRDQNFEIIAVAQDTQGEVACGKYYDQAKASYTTLIDRQHVVSSLFQMVNVPMGVWIDEAGRIVRPAEVAYSRPVALLNIKVDGGSYVQGLRDWVKQGDRSPYALSTAEIGRRLMSEDDRYGLAEANFKLAVHLQLAGDAGSAEYFKAAQSLAPDNWNYHRQHWAFQPESADRMWFKKLSELKGRPYYAPLDLPAVADAQSGNSQ, from the coding sequence ATGTTGCGCTATGCTAGTCGGTTGGTAGTTCTTGCCGTGTGCGGGCTGGCGGCGTCGCTGGCAGGAATTTCTCAAGGTGCAACGCAAGGGACGGTGCTCTACAACAACCGCACTGTCACCCTCGACCTGGCGCTCGACACCGAACAGGCTTTGTGGCTGACCCCTGCGCAGGTCACCGAGGTGACTGGATACGTACTCAAACCCGAAGGACTGTGCAGTGACCAGAAGTGCATTCTCATCCGTCGCGACCTGGATGCCGAGTTGTTGCAAATCAAGGATGACATGGAACTCTTGAATCTTACACAACTGGCACGTAGCCTCACGCAGCCGGTGGTGGTTGACATTCAGCGACGCATCTGGAGCTTTGGCTCGATCGGCTCGCCGCGCACTGCCGCCGAATCCCCGGATTTTGAGCTGCCCAATCGTCAAGGCCAGTTAATAAAACTGTCTGATTTTCGTGGCAAGAAAGTCCTATTGCTGAGTTGGGCGTCTTGGTGTCGCTGTCGAGGCGACCTGACAGGCTGGGAGGCCATCTACCAAGAGTTGCGGGACCAGAACTTTGAAATCATCGCCGTTGCTCAAGACACGCAGGGAGAAGTCGCGTGCGGCAAGTACTACGATCAGGCCAAAGCTTCCTACACCACGCTGATCGACAGGCAACACGTGGTCAGTAGCTTGTTCCAGATGGTCAATGTGCCGATGGGTGTGTGGATCGACGAAGCTGGACGGATCGTCCGTCCGGCTGAAGTCGCATATTCGCGACCGGTAGCGCTGCTGAACATCAAGGTGGACGGTGGCAGCTATGTCCAGGGCTTGAGGGATTGGGTTAAACAGGGTGACCGCAGCCCCTATGCGCTCTCTACAGCAGAAATCGGCAGGCGGTTGATGTCCGAAGACGACCGGTATGGATTGGCCGAGGCTAACTTCAAATTGGCCGTCCACCTACAATTGGCCGGCGATGCAGGTTCGGCAGAATACTTCAAAGCCGCTCAGTCACTTGCTCCCGACAATTGGAACTATCATCGCCAGCACTGGGCGTTCCAACCTGAGTCTGCCGATAGAATGTGGTTTAAAAAGCTCTCCGAATTGAAAGGCCGCCCCTACTACGCGCCGCTCGATTTGCCAGCAGTCGCAGACGCTCAAAGCGGCAATTCACAGTAA
- a CDS encoding sulfate ABC transporter ATP-binding protein, whose amino-acid sequence MSIEAIHISKSFGSYQALQDVNLTVQDGELIALLGPSGSGKTTLLRILAGLEVPDPSDQTRILFHGHDVADNRVGERRVGFVFQHYALFRHMTVFENIAFGLRVRPRKLRPSRDAIQAKVHNLLKLIHLEAFGGRYPTQLSGGQRQRVALARALAIEPRVLLLDEPFGALDAKVRQGLRNWLRKLHHELNMTTILVTHDQEEALEVADRVVVMNQAKIEQIGTPAEVFHQPASEFVMDFLGNVNVFHQRVQVRHDGPESLARSPGQAKQNVKFYVRPHEIDISSRPSERAWQGKILRINPAGAMAKIAVLSETYGEIQVEVPQDRFRSLELSVGDVAYMTAIQARSFSADYEI is encoded by the coding sequence ATGAGCATCGAAGCGATCCACATCTCGAAGTCGTTTGGCAGCTACCAAGCTCTGCAGGATGTCAACTTGACGGTCCAGGATGGCGAGTTGATCGCTTTGCTGGGACCATCCGGTTCAGGCAAAACTACCTTGTTACGCATTCTGGCTGGATTGGAAGTTCCCGACCCGAGTGATCAAACTCGGATACTATTTCATGGTCACGATGTGGCGGATAACCGAGTCGGCGAGCGACGTGTCGGATTTGTATTCCAGCATTACGCTCTGTTCCGACACATGACCGTCTTCGAAAATATCGCCTTTGGCTTACGCGTACGACCGCGCAAATTGCGCCCCTCCCGTGATGCCATTCAGGCCAAGGTCCACAATTTATTGAAGCTGATCCACTTGGAAGCCTTTGGCGGACGCTATCCGACCCAGCTTTCCGGTGGTCAGCGTCAACGCGTGGCCCTGGCTCGAGCGTTAGCGATTGAGCCGCGCGTGTTACTGCTGGACGAGCCCTTTGGAGCCCTGGACGCCAAAGTTCGGCAGGGACTTCGGAACTGGCTGCGAAAGCTGCATCACGAATTAAACATGACTACCATCCTGGTTACCCACGACCAAGAAGAAGCCTTAGAGGTCGCTGATCGCGTAGTAGTGATGAACCAAGCTAAGATCGAGCAGATTGGCACGCCGGCAGAAGTGTTCCATCAGCCAGCCTCCGAATTTGTCATGGATTTTTTGGGCAATGTCAACGTATTCCATCAGCGCGTCCAGGTTCGTCACGATGGACCTGAGTCGCTAGCGCGCAGCCCTGGTCAAGCCAAGCAGAACGTAAAGTTCTATGTACGCCCCCATGAGATCGACATCAGCAGTCGGCCCTCCGAACGGGCCTGGCAGGGAAAAATCCTCAGAATCAATCCGGCCGGAGCCATGGCAAAGATTGCCGTCCTGAGTGAGACCTACGGTGAAATTCAGGTAGAGGTCCCTCAAGACAGATTTCGGTCGTTAGAGTTATCCGTCGGTGACGTGGCCTATATGACAGCCATACAGGCCAGATCATTCTCGGCAGATTATGAAATTTGA
- a CDS encoding sigma 54-interacting transcriptional regulator, translating into MSDIHQLLLEVWREISRQLELADSVKTISRLLAERCKLQAIRLDRFSEDGHRLETVACETVMGSPLPALITTLNDDETLVVQQLLQGQECLIGNKPDDFRQLSRIVVPEPSLTTLLCPLPSGQSVAGLAVMVLSDEADLRTWRRLLRELCEPLAVALANDLRLHELKVLREAADADRRILLERLGRHQIHDEIVGANRGLKNVMERVELVAKSDMPVLILGETGTGKEVISRAIHQRSQRASGPFVRVNCGAIPSELIDSQLFGHEKGSFTGAMEQHQGWFERADGGTLFLDEIGELPLAAQVRLLRVLQDHQIERVGGKSTIHVDVRIVAATHRDLSNMVRERTFREDLWYRINVFPIFLPRLRDRVEDLPMLVKHLALRASARFGLPAVVPSPEDLLAMANYHWPGNVRELGAVIDRAVILGRGTHLDIAGALGLSIQSQPEVDSGPTFYEVIPESHETLQSRKARVVNAPIANLDEAMRQHIQKALTVCRGRIEGELGAAKILGINPHTLRARMRKLDIDWNSFR; encoded by the coding sequence TTGAGTGATATTCACCAACTGTTGCTTGAGGTGTGGCGCGAGATATCGCGTCAATTGGAGTTGGCCGATTCCGTTAAGACTATTAGTCGTCTATTGGCTGAGCGCTGTAAATTGCAAGCGATTCGGTTGGATCGTTTCTCAGAAGATGGACACCGACTGGAAACGGTTGCGTGTGAGACGGTCATGGGTAGTCCCCTGCCGGCCCTGATCACTACGTTGAATGACGACGAAACGCTCGTGGTTCAGCAATTGCTTCAGGGTCAAGAGTGTCTGATTGGAAACAAGCCTGACGATTTTCGGCAGCTGTCTCGAATCGTCGTGCCTGAGCCGAGCTTAACGACCCTGCTTTGCCCATTACCCAGCGGTCAGTCCGTAGCAGGTTTGGCGGTGATGGTGCTATCCGACGAAGCCGACCTACGCACATGGCGAAGGTTACTGCGCGAACTGTGCGAACCCTTGGCAGTGGCCTTGGCCAATGACCTGAGATTACACGAATTAAAAGTATTGCGCGAAGCGGCTGATGCGGACCGGCGAATATTGCTGGAGAGACTTGGACGCCATCAAATTCACGATGAGATTGTTGGAGCCAATCGAGGACTGAAAAACGTAATGGAGCGTGTTGAATTGGTAGCCAAATCAGACATGCCTGTTTTGATCCTGGGTGAGACGGGAACTGGCAAGGAGGTGATTTCGCGAGCCATTCATCAACGCAGTCAACGAGCCAGTGGTCCGTTCGTACGCGTAAACTGTGGAGCCATACCTTCCGAGCTGATCGACTCGCAATTGTTCGGGCATGAGAAGGGCAGTTTTACGGGAGCCATGGAACAACACCAAGGCTGGTTTGAGCGTGCAGACGGTGGCACACTGTTCTTAGATGAAATCGGAGAATTGCCCCTGGCAGCTCAAGTGCGGCTGCTGAGAGTCTTGCAGGATCATCAAATAGAGCGTGTGGGCGGTAAGAGTACAATCCATGTTGATGTGCGAATTGTCGCCGCCACTCACCGTGATCTATCGAACATGGTACGTGAGCGCACCTTCCGCGAGGATCTATGGTATCGCATCAATGTGTTTCCAATTTTTCTACCTCGCCTACGCGACCGGGTTGAAGACTTGCCTATGCTTGTAAAACACTTGGCACTGCGAGCATCCGCACGCTTCGGACTACCTGCGGTTGTTCCCTCGCCTGAAGATCTTCTGGCAATGGCCAATTATCATTGGCCAGGCAATGTCAGAGAGCTGGGGGCTGTTATCGATCGAGCCGTGATTCTGGGACGCGGCACACATCTAGATATCGCTGGAGCACTAGGCCTGTCCATACAGTCCCAACCAGAAGTCGACAGTGGTCCCACCTTCTACGAAGTAATTCCCGAAAGTCATGAGACTCTGCAGTCGCGAAAAGCACGTGTCGTAAATGCTCCGATCGCCAATCTAGACGAAGCCATGCGACAGCACATTCAGAAGGCGCTCACCGTCTGCCGTGGACGCATTGAGGGTGAGCTGGGAGCCGCCAAGATACTGGGAATCAACCCGCACACGTTGCGGGCACGGATGCGCAAGCTGGATATCGACTGGAATAGCTTTCGATAG
- a CDS encoding carboxypeptidase regulatory-like domain-containing protein — translation MGKTPIRDATVVLHPVTELSDEAIRPRALTDADGKFRLTTYKQHDGAPAGEYRVTIQKWTTDKPDEGPKNRLNPKLAVPETSGLTATIQDGENKLQDFKISK, via the coding sequence TTGGGGAAAACTCCAATCCGTGATGCAACGGTTGTGCTACATCCAGTTACCGAGTTGAGTGATGAAGCCATTCGTCCGCGAGCCTTAACTGACGCGGATGGTAAGTTTCGATTAACGACCTACAAGCAGCATGACGGTGCACCGGCTGGTGAGTATCGAGTCACCATTCAGAAGTGGACCACCGACAAGCCCGATGAAGGCCCAAAGAATCGACTGAACCCGAAACTCGCAGTGCCTGAAACCTCTGGTCTTACAGCAACCATTCAGGACGGAGAGAACAAACTGCAAGATTTTAAGATCAGTAAGTAG
- the cysT gene encoding sulfate ABC transporter permease subunit CysT — MGVSFKQYSVLPGFGIALGYSMLYLSLIVLVPLGTLVFHAGTLGLDRVWQIISEPRVVASYRLTVLTSLAGACVNGVFGFVVAWVLVRYRFPGRRLLDAAVDLPFALPTAVSGIALTALYSQNGWLGRYFYNWGIPTAFSPLGVAIALTFVGLPFVVRTLQPALEELDRETEEAAASLGANRLQTFWRVILPTVLPALLTGFALAFARALGEYGSVVFISGNMPMRTEITSLLIITKLEQHDSAGATAIALVMLIFSFAILLTINILQWWLYHRRTTGGT; from the coding sequence ATGGGAGTTAGTTTCAAGCAATACAGTGTACTGCCAGGATTTGGTATCGCGCTGGGCTATTCGATGCTGTACCTGAGTCTGATTGTGCTGGTGCCCCTGGGAACCTTGGTTTTCCATGCGGGCACCTTGGGATTGGATCGCGTTTGGCAGATCATTTCTGAGCCGCGCGTCGTGGCCTCGTATCGCTTGACTGTCCTGACATCGCTGGCTGGAGCTTGTGTCAATGGTGTGTTTGGATTTGTGGTCGCCTGGGTTCTGGTGCGCTACCGATTTCCGGGACGACGCCTGTTAGATGCTGCGGTTGACTTGCCGTTTGCCCTGCCGACAGCAGTTTCTGGGATCGCCTTGACGGCCTTGTATTCACAGAATGGGTGGTTAGGCCGGTACTTTTATAATTGGGGGATCCCCACGGCGTTCTCGCCATTGGGCGTCGCGATTGCGCTGACGTTCGTTGGATTGCCGTTCGTCGTTAGAACACTTCAACCCGCTCTGGAGGAACTGGACCGTGAGACCGAGGAAGCTGCCGCCAGTTTGGGGGCGAATCGGCTGCAAACCTTTTGGCGAGTCATTCTGCCCACTGTTTTGCCGGCGTTATTGACCGGATTTGCGTTGGCGTTTGCTCGCGCTCTGGGCGAGTACGGATCGGTTGTGTTTATTTCAGGTAACATGCCGATGAGAACCGAAATCACTTCGCTGTTGATCATCACCAAGTTGGAACAGCACGACTCTGCTGGTGCGACCGCAATTGCGCTCGTGATGCTCATCTTCTCGTTTGCCATTTTGCTGACGATTAATATCTTGCAATGGTGGCTGTATCATCGGCGAACCACGGGAGGTACGTGA